A genomic window from Pseudomonas leptonychotis includes:
- a CDS encoding cold-shock protein: MSNRQNGTVKWFNDEKGYGFITPQSGDDLFVHFKAIQSDGFKSLKEGQAVTFVATRGQKGMQAEEVQVV; encoded by the coding sequence ATGTCGAATCGTCAAAATGGCACCGTTAAGTGGTTCAACGATGAGAAAGGCTACGGCTTTATCACTCCTCAGTCTGGTGACGACCTGTTCGTACACTTCAAAGCTATCCAGAGCGATGGCTTCAAGAGCCTGAAAGAAGGCCAGGCAGTGACTTTCGTCGCTACCCGCGGTCAGAAAGGCATGCAAGCTGAGGAAGTTCAGGTTGTATAA
- a CDS encoding SEC-C metal-binding domain-containing protein — MTQQEHVHGPDCNHDHDHSHSHDHNHEHGHVHGPDCNHGHQEPARNALKDVGRNDPCPCGSQKKFKKCHGA; from the coding sequence ATGACCCAGCAAGAACACGTCCACGGCCCTGACTGCAATCATGACCACGACCATTCTCACAGCCACGATCACAACCATGAGCATGGCCACGTCCATGGCCCGGATTGCAATCATGGCCACCAAGAACCGGCACGTAACGCACTGAAAGACGTTGGTCGCAACGATCCTTGCCCTTGCGGCAGCCAGAAGAAATTCAAAAAATGCCACGGCGCCTAA
- a CDS encoding penicillin acylase family protein: protein MAHLSLAAILTAVVALSGCQSFLNSRYSDSVPPDQGIVRVKGLAQSVVIRRNPLGMPLIETTTFHDALFALGYVHASDRLSQMVGLRLMAEGRLAEMAGPGVLEMDRFMRAVNLKKSAEVLYSNASPRIKRFFEVYARGVNAYLFRYRDKLPMDLAESGYRPAYWKAEDSALVFCLLNFGLAVNLQEEIASLVLAQKVGSEQLAWLLPTYPDEPLPLEEAAKLSGLDLNGQLAGLSEVSAAVSQFADAHMLGVAASNNWAFAPQRTRSGKSLLANDTHLPLSMPSVWNFVQIRSPKYQAAGVSIAGVPAIVAGFNGKLGWGMTMVMGDNQDLFLEKTRRQGNRLQYLADGKWLNAQERQETFFIKGQRPIRETLYETRHGPLLNSVLGERKHMLQPLQIGSGFGLALKTTQFEADQTLDAFFNLSRAQSVEQAFEATREVRAMPLNIVFADAQHIGWQVTGRFPNRRAGLGLMPSPGWDSQYEWDGFADPMLHPYDQDPPQGWLGTANHRTVPRGYGMQLSNSWFYPERAERIAELAATGKHDSQSMIAMQYDQTSPFVAKLQSMFSAPGMAAPLKAAIDALPTAEGIKARETYSRLMKFDGKMAATSTDAALYSAFLYQSARETFLDELGPDSTPAWKALVETANSSYSAQADHLLGRDDSPFWNDRRTAQREDKPAILARSLAGAITLLESKLGSERSAWQWGKLHTYNWTTETSQLAQYMSPSQRTSINAIKGYLDRGPYPAGGDHGTLNVAAYQWGQDFDTWLIPAMRIVVDFGREEPLIGLNSSGQSGNPASKHYADGIDAWLKGQYMTFPFQSRNLDKAYGSKRLLLMPDK, encoded by the coding sequence ATGGCCCACCTCAGTCTCGCCGCCATACTGACGGCTGTCGTAGCGCTCAGCGGCTGCCAATCATTCTTGAACAGTCGCTACAGCGACAGCGTACCCCCAGACCAGGGCATCGTCCGGGTAAAAGGCCTGGCGCAAAGCGTGGTAATCCGGCGCAACCCTCTGGGCATGCCACTGATCGAGACCACTACTTTTCATGACGCCCTGTTTGCGCTGGGCTATGTGCATGCCAGTGACCGCCTGAGCCAGATGGTCGGCTTGCGCTTGATGGCCGAGGGGCGTCTGGCCGAAATGGCCGGCCCCGGCGTGTTGGAAATGGACCGCTTCATGCGCGCGGTCAACCTGAAAAAAAGCGCCGAGGTGCTCTATAGCAACGCCTCACCGCGGATCAAACGCTTCTTCGAAGTTTACGCACGTGGGGTTAACGCTTACCTATTCCGTTACCGCGACAAACTGCCGATGGACCTGGCCGAGTCCGGCTATCGCCCTGCGTACTGGAAAGCCGAAGACTCGGCGCTGGTATTCTGCCTACTTAATTTTGGTTTGGCGGTGAATCTGCAAGAGGAAATCGCATCCCTGGTGCTGGCGCAGAAGGTTGGCAGCGAACAACTCGCCTGGCTGTTGCCAACCTACCCCGACGAGCCACTGCCACTCGAAGAAGCCGCCAAGCTCAGCGGGCTCGACCTGAACGGCCAACTGGCCGGTTTGAGCGAGGTCAGCGCGGCCGTCAGCCAATTTGCCGACGCCCACATGCTCGGCGTGGCGGCGTCCAATAACTGGGCCTTCGCCCCCCAGCGCACGCGCAGCGGCAAAAGCCTGCTGGCGAACGACACCCACCTCCCGTTGTCGATGCCGTCGGTGTGGAATTTCGTGCAGATCCGCTCGCCGAAATACCAGGCAGCCGGCGTGTCCATTGCCGGCGTGCCGGCTATTGTCGCGGGGTTCAATGGCAAGCTCGGCTGGGGCATGACCATGGTCATGGGTGATAACCAAGACCTGTTTCTGGAGAAGACCAGGCGCCAAGGCAATCGCCTGCAGTACCTGGCCGACGGCAAATGGCTCAACGCCCAAGAGCGCCAGGAAACCTTCTTTATCAAGGGTCAGCGGCCAATCCGCGAAACCCTCTACGAAACCCGCCACGGCCCATTGTTGAACTCAGTGCTGGGTGAGCGTAAGCACATGCTACAACCACTGCAGATTGGCAGCGGTTTCGGCCTGGCACTGAAAACCACACAGTTCGAAGCAGACCAGACCCTGGATGCCTTCTTCAACCTGTCCCGCGCCCAATCGGTCGAACAAGCCTTCGAGGCCACGCGCGAGGTGCGCGCCATGCCGCTGAATATTGTGTTCGCCGATGCGCAGCATATCGGCTGGCAAGTCACCGGGCGCTTCCCTAATCGCCGTGCGGGCCTGGGGTTGATGCCCTCACCCGGCTGGGACAGCCAGTACGAGTGGGACGGCTTCGCCGACCCAATGCTGCACCCCTACGACCAGGATCCGCCGCAAGGCTGGCTGGGTACCGCCAACCACCGCACCGTACCGCGCGGCTATGGCATGCAGCTGTCCAACTCCTGGTTCTACCCCGAGCGTGCCGAGCGCATTGCCGAACTGGCCGCTACTGGCAAGCATGATAGCCAGAGCATGATTGCGATGCAGTACGACCAAACCTCGCCCTTCGTCGCCAAGCTGCAGAGCATGTTCAGCGCACCCGGCATGGCTGCCCCCCTGAAAGCGGCCATCGATGCACTACCAACAGCCGAAGGCATCAAGGCACGCGAAACCTACAGCCGACTGATGAAATTCGACGGCAAAATGGCCGCCACCTCCACCGACGCAGCCCTTTACAGCGCCTTTCTCTATCAGAGTGCGCGCGAGACCTTCCTCGACGAACTCGGCCCGGACAGCACGCCCGCCTGGAAGGCTCTTGTAGAAACCGCCAACAGCTCTTATTCCGCTCAAGCGGATCATTTGCTAGGCCGTGATGACAGTCCATTCTGGAATGACCGCCGCACCGCGCAGCGTGAAGACAAACCCGCCATCCTCGCGCGCAGCCTCGCCGGCGCCATCACGCTTCTGGAAAGCAAGCTGGGCAGCGAGCGCAGCGCCTGGCAGTGGGGCAAGCTGCACACTTATAACTGGACCACCGAGACCAGCCAGCTGGCGCAATATATGAGCCCCAGCCAGCGCACCAGTATCAATGCCATCAAGGGCTACCTTGACCGCGGCCCCTACCCAGCCGGCGGCGACCACGGCACGCTCAACGTAGCTGCTTATCAATGGGGGCAGGACTTCGATACCTGGCTGATTCCCGCCATGCGCATCGTCGTCGATTTCGGCCGCGAGGAACCGCTGATTGGCCTCAACAGCTCAGGGCAGTCTGGCAATCCCGCCAGCAAGCACTACGCAGACGGTATCGATGCCTGGCTCAAGGGGCAGTACATGACATTCCCCTTCCAGTCGCGAAACCTCGACAAAGCCTACGGCAGCAAACGCCTGCTGCTAATGCCAGATAAGTAA
- the dcd gene encoding dCTP deaminase — MSIKSDKWIRRMAQEHGMIEPFVERQVRTEGAERLISYGVSSYGYDVRCADEFKVFTNIHSVTVDPKNFDEKSFVDVKGPVCIIPPNSFALARTVEFFRIPRDVLTICLGKSTYARCGIIVNVTPLEPEWEGHVTLEFSNTTTLPAKIYANEGVAQMLFLQSDEACEVSYKDRGGKYQGQLGVTLPRA, encoded by the coding sequence ATGAGCATCAAATCGGATAAGTGGATTCGCCGCATGGCCCAAGAGCACGGCATGATCGAGCCTTTCGTTGAGCGCCAGGTGCGCACCGAAGGCGCAGAGCGACTGATCTCTTACGGTGTCTCCAGCTATGGCTACGACGTGCGCTGTGCTGATGAATTTAAGGTCTTCACCAATATCCACTCGGTCACCGTCGACCCGAAGAACTTCGATGAGAAGAGCTTTGTGGATGTCAAAGGCCCGGTCTGCATTATTCCGCCGAACTCCTTCGCCCTGGCGCGCACCGTGGAATTTTTCCGTATTCCTCGTGATGTGTTGACCATCTGTCTGGGTAAAAGCACCTACGCGCGCTGCGGCATCATCGTTAACGTCACCCCGCTGGAGCCTGAGTGGGAAGGTCATGTGACCCTGGAGTTTTCCAACACCACCACCTTGCCGGCGAAGATTTATGCCAATGAAGGCGTGGCGCAGATGTTGTTCCTGCAGTCTGATGAGGCCTGTGAAGTGTCCTACAAGGATCGCGGCGGCAAGTATCAGGGGCAGCTGGGTGTGACTCTGCCAAGGGCCTGA
- the nadE gene encoding ammonia-dependent NAD(+) synthetase encodes MSNRQAEIAAALDVVPPFADDDALVTEVERRKAFIKQCLQNSGLKVLVLGISGGVDSLTAGRLAQLSVEELRRDTGDNAYRFIAVRLPHGTQHDEQDAQDSLKFIRADEEDTVNIAGSVTGLGEQVTHLQKLSDTRRDFVTGNIKARIRMVAQFAIANANNGLVIGTDHAAEAVMGFFTKFGDGACDLAPLSGLVKGQVRAIANYLGAPESLVFKVPTADLEELRPGKPDEEAHGVSYSEIDAFLHGLAVREEAYTIIVRAFDATRHKRELPLAP; translated from the coding sequence ATGAGCAACCGCCAAGCCGAAATTGCCGCCGCACTCGACGTGGTGCCCCCCTTTGCTGACGACGATGCTTTGGTAACCGAAGTTGAACGACGCAAGGCTTTTATCAAGCAGTGCCTACAGAACTCGGGGCTTAAAGTGCTTGTGCTAGGCATCAGTGGCGGCGTCGACTCCCTCACCGCAGGCCGCCTGGCCCAGTTATCAGTGGAAGAATTGCGCAGAGACACCGGCGATAACGCTTATCGCTTTATCGCCGTGCGCCTGCCTCACGGCACTCAGCACGACGAACAAGACGCGCAGGATTCGCTGAAATTTATTCGTGCCGATGAAGAAGATACGGTGAATATCGCAGGCAGCGTGACGGGCCTCGGCGAGCAAGTGACTCATCTGCAGAAGCTCAGCGATACCCGTCGCGACTTCGTCACCGGCAATATCAAGGCGCGTATTCGCATGGTCGCCCAGTTCGCCATCGCTAACGCCAACAACGGCCTGGTGATCGGCACCGACCACGCGGCAGAAGCGGTAATGGGCTTTTTCACCAAGTTCGGTGATGGCGCCTGCGATCTCGCCCCGCTGTCCGGCCTGGTCAAGGGCCAAGTACGCGCCATCGCCAATTACTTAGGAGCCCCAGAAAGCCTGGTATTCAAGGTGCCCACTGCCGACCTGGAAGAACTGCGCCCCGGCAAGCCGGACGAAGAGGCTCACGGCGTCAGCTACAGCGAAATTGATGCCTTCCTGCACGGCCTGGCAGTACGTGAAGAGGCCTATACCATTATCGTGCGCGCCTTTGATGCCACCCGACATAAACGCGAGCTACCGCTGGCACCCTGA
- the apbC gene encoding iron-sulfur cluster carrier protein ApbC — protein sequence MSVVTRAAVEAALSQYTDPHLNQDPVSAGCVREVDIQGGQVTVRLQLGYAAGLFKTGWAQMLQMALENLEGVERAQVQVDCVIEAHKAQEQIPALANVKNVIAVASGKGGVGKSTTAANLALALAREGAKVGILDADIYGPSQGIMFGIPDGTRPEVKDQKWFVPLKAHGVEVMSMAFLTDENTPVVWRGPMVSGALLQLITQTAWDDLDYLVVDMPPGTGDIQLTLAQKVPVAGAVIVTTPQDLALLDARKGVEMFRKVNIPVLGVVENMAVHICSNCGHAEHLFGEGGGEKLAAQFGVDLLASLPLSMAIRMQSDGGKPTTIADPESQIAMIYQETARTVGARIAQGAAHQAMPNIEISED from the coding sequence ATGAGTGTCGTTACCCGCGCAGCGGTCGAAGCCGCCTTGTCCCAATACACTGATCCGCATCTAAATCAGGACCCGGTCAGCGCCGGTTGCGTGCGTGAGGTGGATATTCAAGGTGGCCAGGTCACAGTGCGTTTGCAGCTGGGTTACGCCGCGGGGCTGTTTAAAACCGGTTGGGCGCAGATGCTGCAGATGGCGCTGGAGAACCTTGAGGGCGTTGAGCGTGCTCAGGTGCAGGTCGACTGTGTGATCGAGGCGCACAAGGCGCAGGAACAGATCCCGGCCTTGGCCAATGTGAAAAATGTGATTGCGGTGGCCTCGGGCAAGGGTGGTGTGGGTAAATCTACCACCGCGGCCAACCTGGCGCTGGCGCTGGCGCGCGAGGGGGCCAAGGTCGGCATTCTCGATGCTGATATCTACGGGCCGAGCCAGGGCATTATGTTTGGCATCCCTGATGGTACGCGGCCAGAGGTGAAGGATCAGAAGTGGTTTGTGCCGCTCAAGGCCCATGGTGTGGAAGTGATGTCCATGGCCTTTCTCACCGATGAGAATACGCCTGTGGTGTGGCGCGGGCCGATGGTTTCCGGTGCGCTGCTGCAGCTGATTACCCAGACCGCCTGGGATGACCTGGATTACCTGGTGGTGGACATGCCGCCGGGTACGGGTGATATCCAGCTGACGCTGGCGCAGAAGGTGCCAGTGGCCGGTGCGGTAATCGTTACCACGCCGCAGGATCTGGCTCTGTTGGATGCCAGAAAAGGCGTGGAGATGTTCCGCAAGGTCAATATCCCGGTGCTGGGGGTGGTGGAAAATATGGCTGTGCACATCTGCTCGAATTGCGGTCATGCCGAGCATCTGTTCGGCGAGGGCGGTGGCGAGAAACTGGCGGCGCAGTTTGGTGTTGATCTGCTGGCCTCATTGCCGCTGTCGATGGCCATTCGTATGCAGTCAGACGGCGGCAAGCCGACTACCATTGCTGATCCAGAAAGCCAGATTGCGATGATTTACCAAGAGACTGCACGCACTGTAGGCGCACGAATTGCTCAAGGTGCAGCTCATCAGGCCATGCCGAATATCGAAATCAGCGAAGACTGA
- a CDS encoding DUF6231 family protein: MPVTLSPRTPQQALAALLARYTPKRLLVVGSRDLPAIDAFIQAHPSCHIVHAEAGTLSSEVAAQRFDLALIVDCLEHLPKRAGLELLGGIRNLNASRMAVLVDLQACDWQETDFFALALQASESFQREEQTLNLFTYDLLDYKQVPDWLNAKFWANPENYGKYWW, from the coding sequence ATGCCTGTAACACTATCCCCCCGAACGCCCCAGCAAGCCCTTGCAGCACTGCTAGCTCGCTACACCCCAAAACGCTTACTCGTGGTCGGAAGCCGCGATCTACCGGCTATTGATGCCTTTATCCAGGCCCACCCAAGCTGTCACATCGTTCACGCAGAAGCTGGAACACTATCCAGCGAGGTGGCCGCGCAGCGTTTCGATCTAGCACTTATCGTTGATTGCCTGGAGCACCTGCCCAAGCGCGCTGGGCTGGAATTACTCGGTGGCATTCGCAACCTGAATGCCAGCCGTATGGCCGTACTGGTCGACCTGCAGGCCTGTGACTGGCAAGAAACCGATTTCTTTGCCCTGGCTCTTCAAGCCAGTGAGTCCTTCCAACGCGAGGAGCAGACGCTCAACCTATTTACATATGACCTGCTCGACTACAAGCAAGTACCCGATTGGTTGAATGCCAAATTTTGGGCCAACCCGGAAAATTACGGCAAGTACTGGTGGTAA
- a CDS encoding LEA type 2 family protein: MFYQAQTIRILSLLMFSGLVFGLGGCSSWTSDDFKDPEVRLVKVDVVKAKLLEQHFTLRFRIDNPNSFSLPIRGLDYVVHLNQVKLAEGESSTSFTVPAYGHHSFNVPVRTNLWRHLRQIVKALDKPDEPIPYRLQGAVKTGWLFGRSVHMSRNGEIIPGDYIPE, from the coding sequence ATGTTTTATCAGGCGCAAACGATAAGAATTCTCAGCCTATTGATGTTTTCTGGCCTTGTCTTTGGCCTTGGTGGTTGTTCCTCATGGACATCAGACGACTTTAAAGACCCCGAGGTTCGCTTGGTCAAAGTCGATGTGGTTAAAGCCAAACTGCTAGAGCAGCATTTCACCTTGCGCTTTCGCATCGATAACCCCAACAGCTTCAGCCTGCCCATACGTGGGCTGGACTACGTGGTGCACCTGAACCAGGTAAAGCTGGCGGAGGGTGAATCGAGCACATCCTTCACCGTGCCGGCTTACGGCCATCACAGCTTCAACGTTCCGGTACGCACCAATCTCTGGCGACACCTGCGCCAAATCGTAAAAGCGCTGGATAAACCCGACGAACCTATCCCTTATCGACTTCAAGGCGCGGTGAAAACCGGCTGGTTGTTCGGACGGAGCGTGCACATGTCGCGCAATGGCGAGATAATTCCCGGCGACTACATCCCGGAGTAA
- a CDS encoding AI-2E family transporter: protein MTPPPTAEQISTRTLLDTLIRAGLVAALIVACFEVFSPFLSLMIWSLILAVTLYPLHNLLKIHLGRSDSRAATLIVVLTIAILMIPIYLLGTSLTESVETVITSVKSGAVRIPPLPDAVSQWPLIGQPLHDAWAQAATNLTGVLQHLAPQLKYVTLGLLSKIAGIGVGMLVFIAALMTAGIIMAYGETGHRSAKRIAARVFDPQRSDKLIDLCTATIRAVAQGVIGIAFIQMLLIGVGFVVMGIPGAGLLAIAILLLGIMQLPATLITLPVIAFVFFTEGASMASIIFALYTFVAGLADNVLKPMLLGRGVDVPMPVVLIGALGGMVSGGIIGLFIGPVLLAVGYKLFWQWIDTPTSNPVPVSPTGE, encoded by the coding sequence ATGACGCCGCCACCCACTGCGGAACAGATATCCACTCGCACGCTGCTTGATACCCTAATCCGTGCGGGCCTGGTCGCCGCGTTGATCGTGGCGTGTTTCGAAGTGTTCAGCCCGTTCCTCAGCCTGATGATCTGGTCGCTGATACTCGCCGTCACCCTTTATCCGCTGCACAACCTGCTCAAAATACACCTGGGCCGCAGCGATAGCCGCGCCGCCACGCTGATCGTGGTCTTGACTATTGCCATCCTGATGATCCCCATTTATCTACTGGGCACCTCACTGACTGAATCGGTGGAGACTGTCATAACCAGCGTGAAATCAGGCGCCGTACGCATCCCCCCATTACCCGACGCAGTTTCTCAGTGGCCATTGATTGGCCAGCCACTGCATGACGCTTGGGCGCAGGCTGCCACCAACCTGACGGGCGTTCTTCAGCACCTGGCGCCACAGCTCAAATACGTCACCCTGGGGCTGCTGAGTAAGATCGCTGGAATAGGCGTTGGCATGCTGGTGTTCATTGCTGCACTGATGACGGCGGGCATCATCATGGCCTACGGCGAGACGGGGCACCGCAGCGCCAAGCGTATTGCGGCGCGGGTTTTCGATCCGCAGCGTAGCGATAAACTGATTGACCTGTGCACCGCCACCATTCGCGCGGTGGCCCAAGGCGTGATCGGCATCGCTTTTATCCAGATGCTGCTGATCGGTGTTGGGTTCGTCGTCATGGGGATTCCCGGAGCCGGCTTGCTAGCCATCGCAATCTTGCTCCTGGGGATCATGCAACTGCCGGCTACGTTGATTACCCTGCCGGTCATCGCCTTTGTTTTCTTCACTGAAGGCGCCTCCATGGCCAGTATCATCTTTGCCCTCTACACCTTCGTCGCCGGCCTAGCTGATAACGTACTCAAGCCCATGCTGCTTGGCCGCGGCGTGGATGTGCCGATGCCAGTGGTACTGATAGGCGCGCTGGGCGGCATGGTCAGTGGCGGCATCATCGGCCTGTTCATCGGCCCGGTGCTGCTGGCCGTAGGCTACAAGTTGTTCTGGCAATGGATCGACACGCCGACATCCAATCCCGTACCCGTCTCGCCGACGGGCGAATAA
- a CDS encoding DUF1145 domain-containing protein — protein MKLFLTVGKVLTALFWGVVLANLLQPFAQPFTLLLNAAGVFILLVHALELWLFDKRIAASAQPAQTRIQILLFGVFQLLGMPAEGTVTAPEQPLEALQLEAENA, from the coding sequence ATGAAGTTATTTCTGACTGTGGGTAAAGTGCTGACGGCATTGTTCTGGGGCGTCGTGCTGGCAAACCTGCTGCAGCCTTTCGCACAACCTTTTACGCTGCTGCTGAATGCGGCGGGCGTCTTCATCCTGCTGGTTCATGCGTTGGAATTATGGCTCTTTGACAAGCGCATTGCGGCGAGCGCCCAACCGGCTCAGACGCGGATTCAAATCCTGCTGTTTGGGGTTTTTCAGCTGCTGGGTATGCCCGCCGAGGGCACTGTGACGGCTCCAGAGCAACCTTTGGAAGCCCTGCAGTTGGAGGCTGAAAATGCGTAA
- a CDS encoding OmpA family protein, which produces MRVRSMMGIAPILLVSSVLSGCVTTSSTGDAPLNQGNWPLCSAIGGLTGAGLGAIESSTWAAGGAVAGAVIGTLICYAQDGDEDDDGVFDRRDRCPGTPPNTPVQHNGCPIKEYASAPAVVEPMEVVDSVRVELDVKFDFNKSDVKEGSQADIKSLADFMKQYPQTSTTVEGHTDAIGSDAYNQGLSERRANAVRDVLVNQHGIDSSRVSSVGYGESRPVADNDSESGRAINRRVEAEVEAQP; this is translated from the coding sequence ATGAGAGTTAGATCCATGATGGGGATAGCCCCCATTCTCTTGGTCAGCAGTGTTCTTTCAGGTTGCGTCACAACTTCCAGTACGGGAGATGCGCCACTCAACCAAGGGAACTGGCCCCTGTGCAGTGCAATTGGCGGTCTGACCGGTGCAGGTCTGGGCGCAATCGAAAGTTCTACGTGGGCAGCAGGCGGAGCCGTAGCCGGTGCGGTTATTGGTACGCTGATTTGTTATGCCCAGGATGGTGATGAAGACGATGATGGTGTGTTTGATCGTCGTGACCGTTGCCCAGGAACCCCTCCCAATACACCGGTTCAGCATAATGGCTGTCCGATTAAAGAATATGCCAGTGCGCCTGCCGTTGTAGAGCCCATGGAAGTAGTGGACTCAGTTCGGGTAGAGCTGGATGTGAAATTCGACTTCAATAAATCCGATGTAAAAGAAGGCAGTCAGGCGGATATCAAAAGCCTTGCCGACTTTATGAAGCAATACCCACAAACCAGCACCACTGTTGAAGGGCACACCGACGCTATAGGCAGTGATGCCTATAACCAGGGGTTGTCTGAGCGGCGCGCCAATGCGGTGCGTGATGTGCTGGTCAATCAGCATGGTATCGACAGCAGTAGGGTCTCATCTGTTGGCTATGGTGAGTCGCGGCCGGTCGCTGATAATGACAGTGAGTCTGGGCGGGCTATCAATCGCCGTGTTGAAGCGGAGGTCGAGGCGCAGCCATAA
- a CDS encoding YchJ family protein: protein MSSQICPCGSDLLLTLCCGRYHTGTPAPSAEALMRSRYSAYALALIDYLVRSTLPAQQAGLDQDAIQAWSLGSTWLGLEVEQAQLIEGEPQHAYITFTARWRDHTGEHSHRERSAFVCNNEHWYFIDPTVELKLSRNEPCPCASGLKFKKCCAGYF from the coding sequence ATGAGCAGCCAAATCTGCCCCTGCGGCAGCGATCTGTTGCTAACCCTGTGTTGCGGCCGCTACCACACAGGCACGCCAGCACCCAGCGCCGAAGCATTGATGCGCTCACGCTATAGTGCTTATGCACTGGCACTGATCGATTATTTGGTGCGCAGCACACTACCGGCCCAACAGGCCGGTCTCGACCAAGATGCCATACAGGCCTGGAGTCTGGGCAGTACCTGGCTTGGGCTTGAAGTCGAGCAGGCGCAGCTGATTGAGGGAGAACCGCAGCACGCCTATATCACCTTTACCGCACGCTGGCGTGACCACACCGGTGAGCATAGCCACCGTGAACGCTCGGCATTCGTGTGCAATAACGAGCATTGGTATTTCATTGATCCGACTGTCGAGCTGAAGCTTAGTCGCAATGAACCTTGCCCCTGTGCCAGTGGGCTTAAGTTCAAGAAATGCTGTGCAGGCTATTTTTGA
- a CDS encoding DUF2489 domain-containing protein, which yields MNNLTLLALTLSVITIAALGLYALQLWRRIWAKEKAQAEALNTQRERIGGDLRILASSLLEGQLPLIEGAIRIKVLLDNYDSTLSQDPRCEVFHQLFAATAQVPTHAEWKALEKSVRRQHEQHFSALELQHKAAARAAARWLLDEALPAARQSA from the coding sequence ATGAATAACCTTACGTTGCTCGCGCTGACCCTGAGCGTCATAACGATTGCCGCACTGGGGTTGTATGCCCTGCAACTTTGGCGGCGCATTTGGGCCAAGGAAAAAGCACAAGCCGAGGCGCTCAACACACAGCGCGAGCGCATCGGCGGCGATCTGCGCATCCTCGCCAGCAGTTTACTCGAGGGCCAGTTACCGCTGATCGAGGGGGCGATTCGGATCAAAGTGTTGTTGGATAACTACGACAGCACCCTCAGTCAGGATCCGCGCTGTGAGGTTTTTCATCAGCTGTTTGCGGCAACCGCCCAAGTGCCGACCCACGCCGAGTGGAAGGCCCTGGAGAAAAGTGTACGCCGCCAGCATGAGCAGCACTTTAGTGCCTTGGAACTGCAGCACAAGGCGGCAGCCCGTGCAGCGGCGCGCTGGCTGCTCGACGAAGCGCTGCCAGCAGCACGCCAAAGCGCATGA